Proteins co-encoded in one Luteolibacter sp. Y139 genomic window:
- a CDS encoding type IV pilus twitching motility protein PilT: protein MSQVREITDYLRQAVELGGSDLHLSAWAPPAARVGGNLVPLEEFLLDPDTTRRLILDSLSEAQRAQLEENLELDYAIHLEGVGRFRGNVHIARGAHEAAFRHIPQHIPELGELGHHAVVHDVCTLRRGLVLVTGITGSGKSTTLAAMVRRISENRSGVIVTIEDPIEFVFSHASCLIKQREVGSDTRGFPIALRQALRQDPDVIVVSELRDLETIRIALTAAETGHLVLATLHTVDAPQSIDRLVDVFPPDQQSQVVTQLAGTLEAIVSQRLIQRADGQGRVLASEVLRASHGIRACIRERKLEQLVGLMEIGFKDGNRTIDQSIGGLLDSGYITREEALFHCREKRTFEAPPPEPAEAKKPKSIWT from the coding sequence CCGATTATCTCCGCCAAGCCGTCGAGCTCGGCGGTTCCGATCTCCACCTCTCGGCATGGGCTCCGCCCGCCGCCCGGGTCGGGGGAAATCTCGTCCCGCTGGAGGAGTTCCTCCTCGATCCCGACACCACCCGCCGGCTGATCCTCGACTCCCTGTCGGAAGCACAGCGCGCGCAGCTCGAGGAGAATCTCGAACTCGACTATGCCATCCATCTTGAAGGCGTCGGCCGGTTCCGTGGCAATGTCCACATCGCTCGCGGTGCCCACGAGGCAGCCTTCCGCCATATCCCCCAGCACATCCCGGAACTCGGCGAACTCGGTCACCACGCCGTGGTCCACGACGTCTGCACGCTGCGCCGCGGACTGGTGCTTGTCACCGGCATCACCGGCTCGGGGAAATCCACCACGCTCGCCGCGATGGTCCGCCGGATCTCCGAGAACCGCTCCGGCGTCATCGTGACGATCGAGGATCCCATTGAATTCGTGTTTTCCCACGCAAGCTGCCTCATCAAGCAGCGCGAAGTCGGCAGTGACACGCGCGGCTTCCCGATCGCGCTCCGCCAGGCCCTGCGCCAAGACCCGGACGTGATCGTGGTCTCGGAGCTTCGGGATCTCGAAACCATCCGCATCGCCCTGACCGCGGCCGAAACCGGTCACCTCGTGCTGGCCACGCTGCACACCGTCGATGCGCCGCAATCGATCGACCGCCTCGTCGATGTCTTCCCACCGGACCAGCAGTCACAGGTCGTCACCCAGCTCGCCGGGACGTTGGAGGCGATCGTCTCCCAGCGCCTGATCCAGCGCGCCGATGGCCAGGGCCGCGTCCTCGCCTCGGAAGTGCTGCGTGCCAGCCACGGCATCCGCGCCTGCATCCGGGAACGGAAGCTCGAGCAGCTCGTCGGCCTGATGGAAATCGGCTTCAAGGACGGCAACCGCACCATCGACCAATCGATCGGCGGACTTCTCGACAGCGGCTACATCACTCGCGAGGAAGCGCTGTTCCATTGCCGCGAGAAGCGGACCTTCGAAGCTCCGCCGCCTGAGCCCGCGGAAGCGAAGAAACCCAAATCGATCTGGACCTGA
- a CDS encoding alpha-N-acetylglucosaminidase — MNRRQFHRLLLGSAAFVPFSVHAIEGKQFPAAEALVRRLLGEVAVRCEKIEGEVDAWTLDRDGDTLVLRGTSPVAIAAALNDWLRHEAKRQLSWTGEYLDLPAKLPLPDKPRSAKASLPHRVAYNFCTYGYTMAWWDWSQWERELDFLALQGVNMPLAMVGHECVWRAAMTRLGMSDLAVRSFLCGPNFLPWQFMANIESWAGPMPESWLESHLDLGRKIFARMRELGMTPIVPGFTGYVPVALKELKPDAKIFLKRSWFGFPGTAQLDPSDPLFAEISGIFVEENRRLFGEAHCYACDVFHESKPPTNDPAYLDSVGKTLIGALTKADPQAKIAMQTWTLYEPIVKAIPQDRLLLLDLDGRRKDYWGYPYVSGVIHNFGGRVYLGGNLSKSLDFDRHATREDFKNCQGLGVFCEGSHSNSPIYMAALEGAFRVPGAVQDPAGWLRTWAQSRFGVEEGPAIDAWVSTLDHVYDARSGASYQSGETPFCMRPTLNGKSSSPSAGSFSRSYALPKLWAAWKLLAQDSGRLGKLDTYRYDLIDWGRQALADLGVMLHRELRDAYSQGKVEEFRKVAASFLELGRDLDRLLGARREFRLGAWLADARRWGKNEAEKRLLERSARMLVTLWGPNTQVQVNFDYSNRQWNGLLGSFYLGRWEKYLAFLSSELAKPVGERIDDSKLLKVYGRPGLDDHPFFKELAAWEWNWADTCEGNFTPDPEGDPLALSAEIIRKYDALVERSVSPLRQTSLPDDSYFLGDWTSGVLSTSWQKKKWPLEGKLSEGGKFRVTFRYVTGYNRCDVRQVKLLHKGQVVSTDAHEGRTGHQHTDNVWVLEFPNVTQAEGLELEAEIRSDGGSDSNGVIFAERQP; from the coding sequence GTGAATCGCCGCCAGTTCCATCGTCTGCTTCTTGGCTCCGCTGCTTTTGTCCCGTTCTCTGTCCACGCCATTGAAGGAAAGCAGTTTCCGGCGGCTGAGGCTTTGGTGCGCCGGTTGTTGGGAGAGGTGGCTGTGCGCTGCGAGAAAATCGAAGGTGAGGTCGATGCGTGGACGCTCGATCGCGATGGCGACACGCTGGTTTTGAGAGGCACCTCGCCGGTGGCCATTGCCGCGGCATTGAATGACTGGCTGCGCCATGAGGCGAAGCGGCAGCTCTCGTGGACGGGCGAATACCTCGATCTTCCTGCCAAGCTTCCTTTGCCGGACAAGCCGCGTTCGGCGAAGGCATCACTGCCGCATCGGGTGGCGTACAATTTCTGCACCTACGGCTACACGATGGCGTGGTGGGATTGGTCGCAGTGGGAACGCGAACTCGATTTCCTGGCGCTGCAGGGGGTGAACATGCCACTGGCGATGGTAGGCCACGAGTGCGTCTGGCGCGCGGCGATGACGCGGCTCGGGATGAGTGACCTGGCGGTGCGTTCGTTCCTGTGCGGGCCGAATTTCCTGCCGTGGCAGTTCATGGCGAATATCGAGAGCTGGGCTGGCCCGATGCCGGAGTCGTGGCTGGAAAGCCATCTCGATCTCGGCCGGAAGATCTTCGCGCGGATGCGTGAGCTGGGCATGACGCCGATTGTGCCCGGATTCACGGGTTATGTGCCGGTGGCACTAAAGGAACTGAAGCCGGATGCGAAGATCTTTCTCAAGCGCTCGTGGTTCGGTTTTCCGGGCACGGCGCAGCTTGATCCTTCGGACCCCTTGTTTGCGGAGATCAGCGGGATTTTCGTCGAGGAGAACCGTCGGCTTTTCGGTGAGGCGCATTGTTATGCGTGCGATGTCTTCCATGAGAGCAAGCCGCCGACGAATGATCCGGCTTACCTCGACTCGGTGGGAAAGACATTGATCGGCGCGCTGACCAAGGCCGATCCCCAGGCGAAGATCGCGATGCAGACGTGGACGCTTTACGAGCCGATCGTGAAGGCGATCCCGCAGGACCGGCTGCTGTTGTTAGATCTGGATGGCCGCCGCAAGGATTATTGGGGCTATCCCTACGTGTCCGGGGTGATCCACAACTTCGGCGGGCGTGTTTATCTTGGCGGGAATTTGTCCAAGTCGCTGGACTTCGACCGCCACGCAACGCGCGAGGATTTCAAGAATTGCCAGGGGCTCGGTGTCTTCTGTGAAGGCAGCCACTCGAACTCGCCGATCTACATGGCGGCACTGGAAGGGGCCTTCCGCGTGCCGGGTGCGGTACAAGATCCGGCGGGGTGGTTGAGGACTTGGGCGCAGTCGCGTTTTGGAGTGGAGGAGGGGCCGGCGATTGATGCGTGGGTCTCGACGTTGGATCATGTGTACGATGCCCGTAGCGGTGCGTCCTATCAATCGGGAGAGACGCCTTTCTGCATGCGTCCGACGCTGAACGGGAAGTCGAGTTCTCCGTCGGCGGGTTCGTTCTCGCGGAGCTATGCGCTGCCGAAGTTGTGGGCGGCGTGGAAGCTGCTCGCGCAAGATTCCGGCCGGCTCGGCAAGCTTGATACTTACCGTTACGATCTGATCGATTGGGGGCGTCAGGCTTTGGCGGACCTTGGCGTGATGCTTCACCGCGAATTGCGTGATGCCTATTCGCAAGGGAAGGTCGAGGAGTTCAGGAAGGTTGCCGCGAGTTTCCTGGAGCTTGGCCGGGATCTGGATCGCTTGCTTGGCGCACGCCGGGAGTTCCGGCTCGGTGCCTGGCTGGCAGATGCCCGTCGCTGGGGGAAGAACGAGGCCGAGAAGCGCTTGCTGGAACGCTCGGCCCGGATGCTCGTCACGCTGTGGGGGCCGAACACGCAGGTGCAGGTGAACTTCGACTACTCGAACCGCCAGTGGAACGGGCTGTTAGGAAGCTTTTACCTCGGGCGATGGGAGAAGTATCTCGCCTTCCTCAGTAGTGAGCTTGCGAAGCCGGTGGGCGAGCGGATCGATGATTCAAAGCTGCTCAAGGTCTATGGCCGCCCTGGACTGGACGATCATCCGTTCTTCAAGGAACTCGCCGCGTGGGAGTGGAATTGGGCTGATACGTGCGAGGGGAATTTCACTCCGGATCCGGAAGGTGATCCGCTCGCGTTGAGTGCGGAAATCATCCGCAAGTATGACGCTCTCGTCGAGCGGTCGGTCTCACCGCTGCGCCAGACGAGCTTGCCCGATGATTCCTATTTCCTCGGTGACTGGACCAGCGGAGTGCTGTCCACCTCGTGGCAAAAGAAGAAATGGCCACTGGAGGGCAAGCTTTCCGAAGGCGGGAAGTTCCGGGTGACCTTCCGCTACGTCACCGGCTACAACCGCTGCGACGTGAGGCAGGTGAAGCTGCTGCACAAGGGGCAGGTCGTTTCGACCGATGCCCATGAAGGCCGCACCGGGCATCAGCATACCGACAACGTCTGGGTGCTGGAGTTTCCCAATGTCACGCAGGCCGAGGGGCTCGAACTTGAAGCCGAAATCCGCAGCGACGGCGGCTCCGATTCAAACGGAGTCATCTTTGCCGAACGCCAACCCTGA
- a CDS encoding beta strand repeat-containing protein: MKISVFLAPACVLLSPTLHAQVASVASGDWTTATVWSDSTAPAAGKTYQVTSGFTVDSPVGANNSTTTFAGDSLSLQGGGILRLRHTASGGNTTVTINPKPLSLGAGGTLQSYSTSLGNVVRNVPSAIDVGASGSVNFTIQSDNTSAYTNRLNLQGVLSGSANIDLKGVLQGQTGERRTLSVSNAANTLSGNWTVEGTNTTDNARRLFLEAAATNALGSGSVTLNTRSQLRVASAGSIDATGGITLATATSNLQLQNAGGWVNPAAFLTVNGGAVALGTGASSVGSLSGTGGSITGEGPSSALTVNQTTNGTYAGSLTFSAGNGLAFTKGGAADLQLTGAINAAVPITLNNGGLGIGSGTLASLTQNGGSLQLALGTAPTIAGNYTRTAGGIAVQVSSPPDLGTPYTVVTYQGTLTGSPPVTVGGLGGSRLNPAVNYGSGSNSAITVTFSGTAGSLAWKGSPGGTWDVNTSSNWTNGGSPDKFFQFDHVSFTDGATGTTSVVLNDMVTPGSVTFDHSTKSYSLSGSGAISGVTNLVKSGTGTLTLATNNNYTGETVINAGTVQVGSGGTAGSLGTGAVINDGTLAFNRSDAVTIANAISGMGSLSQLGAGTVVLTADNSYTGATTVNAGRTLQVGNGGAAGSLGDTTAVTNNGTITFNRSGTFTVTPPITGSGALIQNGPGTVILAGDAGYTGTTTIAAGTLQVGANDVTGSLLGPVVDHGTLAISRFDDINFANVISGSGSVTHNGSGTLRLTGANTYAGTTGVSGGGTLVLDSTGSSIPAGTGIVLSNGSLDFTNLNLTVPSFTKAPSGGANVYAQPGKTLTVQGSANLLINQGGLNLAIDSFVFNNPIGSFNAVTTASGGSASVNAAVQNNTITAATFGIGNGGPGGSGVSSNASVTLGQANVIHADTIAIGTNQAQSGSCSLLGSGGVGASLAIRGAAGGSTRANMTVGYKTGSDYAGGSATVDVTGEGSTLDALLGTLVIGRHDTGAGNFNNATSGTFAFTGGTLDATAIQLAIAGAPNNKTANGTLTTYGGTIKTGTLTLVQDSGGAMGTANVNLEEAGILEATTVTGQVATNALIHLQNGATFRNTSGSNLTVTGTTLDVPATSTAALAIGAPQQASFDGGSAFKLHYDSSASTCGKLTVSGAVTLGANAVLSLVDDNGAPVAFTVGQKFVLLDYSAGSLTGTFTGLADGGMLAVGSQLFVVDYNDPAYAGKAVTLTVPAANTFTTWSAINAGGEGADGDYDKDGVANAVEYLMGQTGSTFTPNPQVVNGKVTWPKDALALASWAVQTSSNLAAEGQPGGWTNAVVGVADLGTSIEFTLPAGNPKVFARLKVTVP, from the coding sequence ATGAAGATCTCTGTGTTTCTTGCACCCGCGTGTGTTCTGCTCAGTCCGACCTTGCATGCGCAGGTGGCATCGGTCGCCAGCGGCGATTGGACGACGGCCACCGTTTGGTCGGACAGCACCGCTCCCGCAGCGGGCAAAACCTATCAGGTCACCTCAGGCTTCACGGTGGATTCGCCGGTGGGAGCCAATAATTCCACGACCACCTTCGCCGGGGACTCGCTGTCCCTGCAGGGAGGGGGGATCCTGAGGCTGCGCCATACTGCCAGCGGAGGGAATACCACGGTGACGATCAATCCGAAGCCGCTGAGCCTGGGGGCTGGGGGCACCTTGCAGAGCTACAGTACTTCGCTGGGCAACGTGGTCCGGAATGTTCCGAGCGCCATCGATGTCGGTGCCTCGGGAAGCGTGAACTTCACGATCCAGTCCGACAATACCTCGGCCTATACGAACCGGCTGAACTTGCAGGGCGTGCTGTCGGGCTCGGCGAATATTGACCTGAAGGGCGTGCTCCAAGGCCAGACCGGTGAGCGGCGGACCTTGTCCGTCAGCAACGCCGCGAACACCCTTAGCGGAAACTGGACGGTGGAGGGGACGAATACCACGGACAATGCCCGCCGTTTGTTCTTGGAGGCTGCGGCCACCAATGCGCTGGGCAGTGGCAGCGTGACGCTGAACACGAGGTCGCAACTGCGGGTCGCTTCAGCTGGCTCGATCGATGCCACCGGCGGAATCACGCTCGCAACCGCGACCTCCAACCTGCAGTTGCAGAACGCGGGCGGATGGGTGAATCCGGCTGCTTTCCTTACCGTCAATGGAGGAGCCGTCGCCCTGGGCACGGGAGCCAGCAGTGTCGGGTCGCTCAGCGGCACCGGCGGAAGCATCACCGGCGAGGGACCTTCCTCCGCCCTCACGGTCAACCAGACCACCAACGGAACGTATGCCGGTTCCCTGACCTTCTCTGCGGGAAATGGTCTGGCCTTCACCAAGGGTGGTGCTGCCGATCTTCAGCTCACGGGTGCGATCAATGCCGCGGTGCCGATTACCTTGAACAATGGCGGGCTGGGAATCGGGAGCGGGACGCTGGCCTCGCTGACTCAAAATGGCGGCTCGCTGCAGCTTGCCTTGGGAACCGCTCCCACCATCGCGGGCAACTACACGCGGACCGCCGGTGGCATCGCGGTGCAGGTGAGTTCGCCGCCTGATCTGGGCACGCCCTATACGGTGGTGACCTACCAAGGCACCTTGACCGGCAGTCCTCCGGTGACCGTCGGCGGCCTGGGTGGCAGCCGTCTCAATCCAGCAGTGAACTACGGCAGTGGTAGTAATTCGGCGATCACCGTTACTTTCTCCGGCACCGCGGGCTCGCTGGCGTGGAAGGGATCACCCGGTGGCACGTGGGACGTCAATACCTCCAGCAACTGGACCAACGGCGGCAGCCCCGACAAATTCTTCCAGTTCGACCACGTCAGCTTCACCGATGGCGCGACGGGCACCACCAGTGTGGTGCTGAACGACATGGTCACGCCGGGGTCGGTGACCTTCGATCACTCCACGAAAAGCTATTCGCTCAGTGGCAGCGGTGCGATCAGCGGGGTGACCAACCTCGTCAAATCCGGCACCGGGACGCTGACGCTTGCCACGAACAACAACTACACCGGCGAGACCGTGATCAATGCGGGCACGGTGCAGGTTGGTTCGGGTGGTACTGCTGGCAGCCTCGGCACGGGGGCGGTGATCAACGACGGCACGCTCGCCTTCAACCGCTCCGATGCGGTCACGATCGCCAACGCGATCTCGGGCATGGGTTCGCTTTCCCAACTCGGCGCCGGCACCGTCGTTCTCACCGCGGACAACAGCTACACGGGCGCGACGACGGTGAATGCCGGGAGGACTTTGCAAGTGGGTAATGGCGGAGCGGCGGGTTCGCTCGGTGACACCACGGCGGTCACCAACAATGGCACGATCACCTTCAATCGCAGCGGAACCTTCACGGTGACGCCTCCGATCACCGGCAGCGGTGCGCTGATCCAGAACGGCCCCGGCACGGTTATCCTCGCGGGAGACGCTGGCTACACCGGCACCACCACCATTGCCGCGGGCACGCTTCAAGTCGGAGCGAATGATGTTACCGGCTCGCTCCTGGGGCCGGTGGTGGACCATGGCACCCTGGCCATCAGCCGCTTCGATGATATCAATTTCGCGAACGTGATCTCCGGCTCCGGTTCGGTCACCCACAATGGCTCGGGCACCCTCCGGCTGACCGGTGCGAACACCTATGCAGGCACCACCGGTGTGAGCGGGGGTGGCACGCTGGTCCTGGATTCCACGGGTTCGTCGATTCCGGCCGGCACTGGGATTGTTCTCAGCAATGGCTCGCTCGACTTCACGAATCTGAACCTGACCGTGCCATCGTTCACGAAAGCTCCGTCAGGCGGTGCGAACGTCTATGCCCAACCGGGCAAGACTCTCACTGTCCAAGGCAGTGCCAATCTCCTGATCAACCAAGGTGGGCTCAATCTCGCGATCGACTCCTTCGTCTTCAACAATCCGATCGGCAGCTTCAATGCGGTGACCACGGCCAGCGGCGGCAGCGCTTCCGTCAATGCCGCGGTTCAGAACAACACCATCACCGCCGCAACGTTCGGGATCGGAAATGGTGGCCCCGGTGGATCCGGTGTCTCGTCGAATGCTTCGGTGACGCTGGGCCAGGCGAACGTCATCCATGCGGACACCATCGCGATTGGCACGAACCAAGCGCAGAGCGGCAGCTGCTCGCTGTTAGGCTCCGGGGGCGTTGGCGCTTCACTGGCGATTCGCGGCGCCGCCGGCGGCTCGACCCGCGCGAACATGACCGTGGGCTACAAGACGGGCTCGGACTATGCGGGCGGCAGCGCGACGGTCGATGTCACCGGTGAAGGTAGCACGCTTGATGCGCTCCTTGGCACACTGGTCATCGGTCGCCACGACACGGGCGCGGGCAACTTCAACAATGCGACCAGCGGCACGTTTGCCTTCACTGGCGGCACGCTGGATGCCACGGCGATCCAGCTCGCGATTGCGGGAGCTCCCAACAACAAGACCGCCAATGGCACGCTCACGACCTACGGTGGCACGATCAAGACCGGCACGCTGACGCTGGTGCAGGACAGCGGCGGTGCGATGGGTACTGCCAATGTGAACCTCGAAGAGGCTGGCATCCTCGAAGCCACCACGGTCACCGGCCAGGTCGCCACGAACGCGCTCATCCATCTGCAAAACGGCGCCACCTTCCGCAACACTTCCGGAAGCAACCTGACCGTGACGGGAACCACGCTCGACGTGCCGGCGACGTCCACGGCCGCGCTGGCAATCGGTGCGCCGCAGCAGGCGAGCTTCGATGGTGGCAGCGCCTTCAAGCTTCACTATGACAGCTCGGCTTCCACCTGTGGGAAGCTCACCGTTTCCGGTGCCGTGACGCTGGGTGCGAATGCGGTGCTTTCCCTGGTGGATGACAATGGCGCACCGGTGGCATTCACCGTGGGCCAGAAGTTCGTGCTGCTCGATTACTCGGCTGGCAGCCTCACCGGTACCTTCACCGGGCTCGCTGATGGGGGGATGCTTGCGGTGGGCAGCCAGCTCTTCGTGGTCGATTACAACGATCCGGCCTATGCGGGCAAGGCGGTGACGCTGACGGTGCCAGCAGCCAACACGTTCACCACGTGGTCCGCGATCAACGCCGGGGGCGAGGGTGCGGATGGAGACTACGACAAGGATGGAGTGGCGAATGCGGTCGAGTACCTGATGGGTCAGACCGGCTCGACCTTCACGCCGAATCCGCAGGTGGTGAACGGCAAGGTCACGTGGCCGAAGGATGCGCTGGCGCTGGCATCCTGGGCGGTGCAGACCTCGAGCAATCTCGCGGCGGAAGGACAGCCCGGAGGCTGGACGAATGCGGTGGTTGGCGTTGCCGATCTGGGCACGTCGATCGAGTTCACGCTACCGGCCGGCAATCCGAAGGTCTTCGCCCGTCTCAAAGTGACCGTTCCCTGA
- a CDS encoding substrate-binding domain-containing protein, translated as MARIERKTAAEMAADAIKTEIAIGRWSGRLPGSRVLAAETGVSQPTVTAALALLVEQGWLEHPGDRKAFRIRHDPRRVAEMKPHRDRRLIFVTHEELGDLPDTTRKVIDATRRRVAELGWSVEFRTIDFVHAKTPRRSWDDLLPVDTETSMIAVFGRPVIAEWAERRSARMLFLGGITQGHSIPAIGLKSSMMVDEAMERLIALGHRQIVLPLCQRPPTFAASIKDVVSKRLEAAGVIYVASYHTPESEYMTPEVTWRMMETAFARTAPTALVFLDWKELVTASCLLSKLGVRIPEDLSVILLNEQMEADWFVPKLACFRFPIKRLASALTTWVEGKPLTPDQRQPRADFESGESLAPPSARA; from the coding sequence ATGGCAAGGATCGAGCGCAAGACGGCCGCGGAGATGGCGGCGGACGCGATCAAGACGGAAATCGCCATCGGGCGCTGGAGCGGACGCCTTCCCGGCTCCCGCGTGCTGGCTGCGGAAACCGGTGTGAGCCAGCCCACCGTCACGGCCGCCCTCGCCCTGCTGGTGGAGCAGGGATGGCTGGAGCATCCGGGGGATCGGAAAGCTTTCCGTATCCGTCATGACCCCCGGCGCGTCGCCGAAATGAAGCCTCACCGAGACCGGCGGCTGATCTTCGTGACTCACGAGGAACTGGGCGACCTGCCGGATACCACCCGCAAGGTGATCGACGCCACTCGCCGCCGGGTCGCAGAGCTGGGCTGGAGCGTGGAATTCCGCACCATCGATTTCGTCCATGCGAAAACCCCTCGCCGCTCTTGGGATGACCTGCTGCCGGTCGACACCGAGACTTCCATGATCGCCGTCTTCGGTCGGCCGGTGATTGCCGAATGGGCCGAACGGCGAAGTGCACGGATGCTATTCCTCGGAGGCATCACACAGGGGCACTCGATCCCGGCCATCGGCCTCAAGTCATCGATGATGGTGGACGAGGCCATGGAGCGGCTGATCGCGCTCGGACATCGGCAAATCGTACTGCCACTCTGCCAGCGTCCGCCGACCTTCGCCGCCTCGATCAAGGACGTGGTGAGTAAGCGCTTGGAAGCCGCAGGCGTGATCTACGTGGCCTCCTATCACACGCCGGAAAGCGAATACATGACCCCGGAGGTCACATGGCGAATGATGGAAACGGCATTCGCCCGCACCGCCCCGACCGCACTCGTATTCCTCGATTGGAAGGAACTCGTCACCGCCAGCTGTCTGCTGTCGAAACTCGGCGTCCGCATTCCGGAAGACCTGTCGGTCATCCTCTTGAATGAACAAATGGAGGCCGACTGGTTTGTCCCAAAGCTCGCTTGCTTCCGCTTTCCGATCAAACGGCTGGCATCCGCTCTAACAACCTGGGTGGAAGGAAAACCGCTCACTCCCGACCAGCGCCAGCCTCGAGCGGACTTCGAGTCGGGAGAATCCCTGGCACCGCCGTCAGCCCGCGCTTAA